Genomic DNA from Lactuca sativa cultivar Salinas chromosome 8, Lsat_Salinas_v11, whole genome shotgun sequence:
cctatgcgagaataggggtaagaagcatatgaagaatctaagtgtgtggttctattgtaacgcaaaatactgctatagtattttaaatttggatgttaaagttttctttgtatagtttgttggtaagttttaaatttgttgtccactgcagacactcctcggcacacgttagtcggctctcggacaaatatagttgatcaggctatatccttcccagttccgattacatgtcccaaggcgtacttgcactgcacaacttatttataatacttctaaaatggtccgatgtgaaactgttattagtacgaaatgaatgcatgcttactttacaaaaactaaataaatttaatttcaaaagtatgactcttctcagagtgtttttgcccagttgagtttatagttgtataccaaaaatggttttgatatacttaattcactataaacgatgctctgataccaatctgtcacacccccaaaccagaacggcggaaacgttcgggggcggaggacgtcatattcagtatcataacagttcatagaaaggaaagtacacaccaccatatatattaaagtttccaaaatgtttacataatcgtattcgttacttgttcaaaagataaatacaaaacatccttcaaaagaagtaattaacgtcagcacgttaatccccaaaagttgatttccaaatctgcttagcggttccctgagaatacaagttatttcaaagaaaaagtgtcaacaattaagttggtgagttcataagtagtgttttgagaaaatgtacgccattcgaaagttcgtgtatgttttccagaaaacgcactGTTTCAAATGtaaggagttatgatttgttgtgttgaaaatgaatgtattagatccagaaaatctcatattttccctaatggttgaggtatgatttgttgtgttttccaagaaaaacccttattttcttataaaagtatgaaatgcatatgaatgttcatgttataagttgcaactaattgtaccgagaaaatcccttattttcctattagttgtttggtttgtatacaggaaaaacccttattttcctgacataactggcagtctctaagaccgaaaatcgcaagcaaccgacgtgctcgaaaggtgtggcatagttttatataataaagctatacgaagatcgcatttgttagatgaagaatagttttaatagctactctttcataaaagcataataccataataattgtatatccgatgagttttataaccatactaaacataatatgcctgtagcgacgttcttcaggcgtcgtagcgttatgacaactgtcaccccaaaagacggactgtagctaacagtcagggcgcgggatcatgacttcccgtatagatctatacacatttgacacgttctccgaacgggagactctggttatagacaggacttgtagcgataccttttatcaaaaaggcagtgtttgaagatgtacacgtctcatggattctcaactaagtctgtattaaagtagtagttttgtatgcaaagtttatcctttttcacaatgtttgacaaagcataaatcataagtttttagaatgtataaagcggtttagcaacgaagaatactttggaatttctaaatactttgtataaatctagtgcatgcgaagtatgacaagagttttcacatagtagtaataaatcacaagtgattcatttgataaaaacgagtaaagttaaatttttgatgtagaagacaagtttgtaaacaaaacatatatatgtatatggttatatatatgtataagttttaaagGATGATTTggcatgtttcgtaattgttgttcatattcttacgtttttattagaaactttgcatgaaataatccttaagtttgatactaaagacctttttgtacttattacttttgtaaaaatggtcattaaacatatttaaatgattgtgttttaacttccttaatgtataaacattactcaaaaatgttagaaggtgttaataaatctataaaccacttttgacagttttaccctttactgtccctgtttttagaaaactcatagaaaaatcatcgtaagtcaaaaactgaatccgtcacctctgagagtttataaaataagTCTACTTTgctcctaatttttattatgatttttagtggtctcaaactagtgtgaaaatgaacatcttcacagactggtccgaaatcacttctgaaatgacaggcagttttataaaaatcgccataaattgtagaaaaatcgtatgaacgcgtgcgagtagtcgttagaaaggtataaacttgaactatttgcatattgtacagttttgaaagatattaagtttaagatggtcaaaacagtccgtgaacaggactcaacttttctgtagaaagctgtcatttaaatttgagttatatttagtgttctaacttgtattcccccccttaaaacttgaataaaacatgaaaatgtaggggtatgaactcaccttatgtgaatacttgaagaatggaaagttgaaggtgaacttttggttgttggtttgatgctccaaaatagccactcttttggctatgttgctgtcacgaaatttcacagcaaaagtgcaagaaaaagggtagtttactcactgttttgaatcaataattttgagtatcaaaacaagtaacttccaggggtatttggtggtaaaaatatcaagcaaaaggaaggtgtagatgggtgaaatggtggctgaaacacaaaagggacagcaaccctttagttcatggttttgatggctttggaaggaagttcttgtgcttgaaaatgagatgaaggttgagagtaattacttggagtattggctggtcaaatgagggtaaaatgaagaggaaatttcgtggttatgaaggaggaaagggtggaagaggataaggggacaaaacctagactagcttgtgatgggatgtgagtttaagtgatgtgatcttgtctagccacttgcttgggtggttgtttagagatagagttagttaactaactaactactagttatttagttagttaggagttctagttaaggagagggaaggtcttaatctcgaaaattagaagagggattaataagcattcttagtaaaatgtcttaagtgattaagcacttattagttaagttggcacttatctccaccaattctcttatcttaattgatttagacatcataaaacttacatgaaatcattttaattcatgacttataactagtcattcactagataataatacatatatacaaatacatacatgtatacttagtataaaataacaatgtagtttttgtgtatttgaactttaatgtttatgttttattctttttattcaaaaacacttaaatacattttaattataccttataataattcattttatattttaatttatttaaatataaaatttattgagcatgtataatttcgtgacatttaaccggttaaccatatcgttaaacacgttttgtcactttggttcgtatatttgtcaaatttagatccttcacatctattaagcaaacgatttacatagaacctaacttacttatcaactagagacatgttgatacaaaaattaagtttgttgcatttaaatgatgttatatgctaatttcacaaaccggtcaTGGTTCGatgtcatacatcataacgaaatttatcaatagttacttgttttatatttcacaataacttatttaaataaaagaggttaaattccttcaaccattcttaataaaatactcatattgcttaataatcaaaagatagcatcatacgatcgttcctatttttaccaattgttacaggTTTCTCGGGTTTTTGGGTCGGTTTTTGGGGgcaaaaccgaaaccgaacccggAAAGTCGGTTTTTACAAATTTAAAACCCACACCGTCGGTTTTGATTCGGTTTCGGTTTCGTCGGTTTTTGTCGGTTTCTTGGTTTCTTGGTTCgggtttgctcacccctagtAGTTGCCAACAAAAGATGAAATATGAACTATAAAAACATCAAACTAGAAACAAATTACATTAACTAACACCTAAAAAGATCTAAACATCTAACAAAAGAAAACAAACGGATGCAACTCTATGGCCTGGccttttctttttatttgttttttaattttaattttaattttattattattttattttattttttacagTAAAACCCAAAAAACACAATTACAAAAACAGATACTTAAGCTGCTAAAAAACACAATGAAGGAAACActaaaaatatttaactatatccGCATGTTATGATTGCGATAATATCcgacttttcaaaacaattttatatacatttttttaaaCTAGAATCAACAAAAATAACGTTCAAACTTCACAAAAGATCAAAATTTGACTTCTCCAAACAAATTAAACACATATGAAACTTCACATACACATACTAAAGACTAGACTTctactaagttttttttttcccgAAAATTAGTGCAAAATTTTTCGAACAACATGTTAAAACAACTTAGTTTTGATTTACgaaacacaaaacaaaactagaaaaaatgggtagttctctctctctctctctctctctctctctctctctctctaggggCTCACTTTTTTGGTTTTTCACGGGAGTTTTACAAATATAgcctaaaaataaaaatacaaaacatAACTATATACAAACTATAAGTGGAATCTAAATCTAACCCAAACAAGAGACCAAACGAGTGAATCTAAAGGAACTAAGTGCAAAAGTTGAGCACAACTACACTAAGGCTAATTCAAGATCAATCAATGGGAAAATGTGTCTAAATCATAAAGTGATGAAATATGATGTGAAATGGAGCAGTTACATACTAAAGATCTCAAAATAGCAAAATCTAATTTTTATTCCTTTCTTTGGGGTTTGATTGTGGCTTGTGAGGAACATGCAAGTGAGAAACTAATCGACACGAGGCTAAGTTGTCCCCCTACTTATGCCACACTTGCCATGAGTCGATTCATATGCATAACTACTTGCACTCTCTCCCCACGTATATATATAAGAGAAGATGTAACAACTGAAAGTCCCTAAGAGCGATTCTTATTTGTTATGTGAGTGTCTAAAAGAATTGTATTTAAGGTGTGTCGAGTCTTTCAAGTAAAGATGTTCGGAGATGAGAATAAAGAGATAACAAAAATGCACGAATGTTAATGTCCTAAGCTAAATGTCAAGCAAAAATAAaaagtgaaaaagaagaaaataaaatctttttggagttttaaaaaaatgaatgaaaatttaggctaaaatgttatgcaacctaagCTAAAATGCACGAGTAAGAAAAAAGAGAAGGGAATACCCCACCCGAAGCTTAGAaataagcattgtcctcaatgcttgggGTGAGGTGAAAGTACCTAAACCGCGGGATCGGGAGCATGATATGGGTATTGAGGGTAAGGGTAAGGGTAAGGTGGAGGCGGATAAGGGTGAGTGGGTGGAGGGTATGGATATGGAGGAGGAAGTGGTACGTTCTCAAAGTGGTTTTGCGATTGATGTCACCCCCACATATGGTGCATATGTTGCGACATGATTTGGTTGGAGACACAAAGAGCCTCGAACCATTCGGCAAAATTAGGGGGCAGCGGGTAACATCCAGGAGGTACTTGTGGTTGGGCTTGTTGTGGACCATGGGTGGGCTCATCGCCGGACTCGTCATCCATATGTATCCTGTTATCATCTTGAGCGTGGAATACGTCCTCATTGGATGTCTAAGTGATGGTCCTCTCGAGTCTCCATTGAGTGTGATCATGAAAAGTGAAATTGGAGACTCTAGGGTCGGGAAGAATAAGATATTCGACCCCTTGAGGACAATACCATGTAAAACTGCCTATGCGCCTACAATGGACGTGATGCATGTTTGTTATAACACGCTCATCCAAGAGAATTTTGTTGTCTACGGGCGTGTAGTCGTCCGGGAGTTCAATGTCAAGGTCGCGGGCTAAAAAGGTGACAAATCCTCTAATGCAAATATCATTGGTTGCTTTGGTTTTCCTGAGTGCATAATTGTAGAAAAAAGAACGATGCAAAATACGGGATCGGTGGGTTTTCACGTCGTGCCATGCACCAAAAGAAGAATAGCTCAATTTTTGTGACTTGACCGACTTCTTTGCAGGCAAAAACAGTGCACACTAAGATACGATGGGCAATGCGAAGGCATAGGTGTATGACGGAAGTGGCTTTATCGCGCCCAACACAAGAAAAGATTCCACCGATAATTTTCATCCAAAAATTCCGTGGTTGAACTCGGGAGGTAGTGAGTCGAAAGCCACGAATGTGTTCGAGGAAGGTAAGCCCAAGATGTCATTTACCATTGTGAAATCGATGTGCATTGTCTCCCACATTAGTTGGAATGCAAATTTTTTCTCTCGTTGTCTAACCCGCAGTCAGCAAGTAGTATGAAGATGGTAAGTGTGTGCCATGAGATCAAGGTTTTCCCACCCGATGTTACGAAACAATTGCTTGACTGCGGGTTAGACAACAAGAATGGCAAAATGGTGAAGAATGGCAGTGGTTTCACGTAATTCCGGCTGACAGTTTGACGGGAAATCGAGTTTTTGGGTTGAAGATGGGAGGTGTTTTAATGGAGGttagaaggaaaagaagaaggaTAACGGGGAAGAAAGGGTCGGTTGGTGTATTTTAGGGGTTAAACTTGTGGTCAAACATGGTCAACACTCGGGTCAATAGAAGTCAACACCTCACGCGGACGTTTTCTTAAGTATACGCGGTCCGCGTGAGGTGTACTGAAATAGTCCTTAATTCTAAACTTCATGCGGCCAATTTCATCGAGCATACGCGGTCCGTGTATGGGCCACGCGGACAGGACTTCGACCACACACGGTCCACGTAAATAGTTCTGTAAGGGTCCATTTTTGCAAGGATGACGCGGTCGATTTTGGGGACCATACGTGTTCCGTTTTTGACCCACGCGGTCTAGGCTTAGACCACACGCGGTTCGCGTAAATAGTTCTATAAGGGTCCATTTTTGCAAAGATGACACGGTCGATTTTGTGGACCATACGCTATCCATTTTTGACCCACGCGGTCGAGGCTTAGACCACACACTGTCCGCGTGAGTACTTATGTATGGATTCTTAATTGCAAACATGACGCGGACCTCCTGGACAGGTACACTTGGACCATTTGTGGGTCACGTAGACGAAACTTAGAGTATACGCGGACCATTTGTGAACCCGTAAAAAATCTCAAATCTTCGTGCTTGAGCAAAAAACGAACATCGGGGGCTTAAAATTCAACACTCTTTCACTGCAAGAAGGAAGAATAAATGTGAAATGCAAAAAGGATTTAGCTAAAAATTTATTCAGAATTAGAAAAGATGAAAACACAGGGTTTTCCAAAAATGCTCTTCTTTAACGTCTCAGGCAAGACATCCTTCCCTCTCGATTTCAGTATACCGGGGCATCCAATTGGATGACATCTAATACATTTGAATTAAAACCTTCATAAAAAGGTTTCAAATGATGCTCATTGACTTTGAAGATTTGCCCTGTTTCTTCACTTTAGATCTCAACCGCTCCGTGCTCAAAGACGTTTAGCACAACAAATGGACCTATCCATCTTGACCTCAATTTTCCGGGAAATAACTTCAAACAGGAATGAAAAAGTAAGACTTTGTATCCCGGCTTAAAATGTTTTTGGGTGATGGAATTGTCATGGAACGCCTTGGTTTTCTCCTTGTATATTCTTGTATTCTCATAAGAGTCATTTCTCAATTCCTCTAACTGTTGAAGTTGAAGTTTCCTATGTCATCTCGCTTCATCAATGTTGAAGTTGCATTGCTTGACTGCCCAAAATGCATGGTGCTCCAATTCTACGGGAAGATGACATGGTTTTCCAAGGACCAACCTAAATGGAGACATGCCTATCAGGGTATTGTAAGCGGTCTGGTAGGCCCACAAGGCATCATCAAGCCTAAAACTCCTATCCTTTCTTGTTGGGTTGACCGTCTTCTCAAGGATAGACTTCACTTCTCGATTTGAAACCTCCACTTGACCATTCATTTGAGGGTGGTATGCGGTAGAGACACGGTAGGTCACGTTATACTTCCTTAATAAAACCTCCATCATTTTGTTACAAAAATGTGTCCCTCGATCACTAATCAAAGCCTTAGGCACACCAAATCTAACAAAGATATTAGATTTTAAAAACATGATAATCGTTTTGGTATCATCCGATCCTATGGCTTTGGCCTCAACCCATTTTGAGACATAGTCAACCGCGAGCAAAATATAAACGTTGCCAAATGAGACGGAAAATGGGCCCATAAAATCAATTCCCCATACATCAAAAACTTCACAAAAAAGGATTAGATTTTGTGGCATTTGTTCTTATCTGAAATGTTCCCCGTCCTTTGGCACCgttcacaacttttacaaaacAAATAACAATCACATGATATGGTTAGCCAAAATAGTCCACACTCTAGAACCTTTCTCAAAGTTCGGTTAGGTCTTAAGTGTTCCCCAcaagctgttggattagtgtagGGATGGCAAAAAAAACCGAACCCGACGGGGAAACCCGATTCCCGAATTTTTCGGGTCGGGTCGGGTCAGTACTATCGGGTATCGGGCCGGGTTTCGGGTTCTTATCGGGTATTTTTCTGGGTTCGAGTCAGGGAGTGGGTTGTGTCTGCCCCGACCCGCCCCgccccgaatatatatatatatatatatatatatatatatatatattaatattacacTTCAGCCCTAACAAAACTCGTTCACAAATCACACTTCTCACTCTTCTCTTCGTCTTCTACTAATCTACTCTTCTAGGTTACAGCCGAGACTGAGAGCCGACATTCCAAATCGACTGAAATCAAATCGCAAGCTACGAGCCTGCGATAGACGATAGTGAGACCAACGGGCATTCAGGCAACGACAGACGATACGCAACCCACAAATCGAACGACTTTTTCTTCGATCGACGCCACACAGTGACGCTCACGCACAAGAAACAATCACAGGTAATCGATCATTCGGTCGCATCTTTCTTTAATTCTCTTCATTTTTCTTGAAATtgagcatatgtaatcgatcacTACTTGTATCTTTCTCTTCAATTGCTCACTGTGACCCTGTATCTTTTTCATTCCCTGTGGTAATTTGGATTCTTGAAATCAATTAGAATATGTGTCCTACAGTCCTACTGTAATCTGTATCTTTCTTTCCCTGTATCAATTTCTTAAAATCAATTTCTTATTTAGAAATCTGAATAACTTGTAAATGTGAATCTGGGCTGGCCATTGAAAAGATTGGTGTTGAGATGAGATGAGATGGGAACAGTTTATGCATCAACTTTTAGTTTTGCAGTTTCACTTTGACCCTTTCATCTTGAAGAATCTTTTTTGTGTACCTTGGAAACCCATTCTTGAATGTCGACGCCtgatcaaaataattaaaaaaaaaaaaaaactaatcctGTTAAATTTTATCAAATCTTGGATGATATTGCTAAAGTTATACCTAAAGGGTATCGTTATCTTCTAAGGAGTTTAAATAAAGTTCCTTATGCCAAGGGAATGTTGTGGATTCCTAATAAAACACACTTTCGGTGTAGTATAATTTTACGCATCCTACAGTCCTACTGTAATCTGTATCTTTCTTTCCCTGTATCAATTTCTTAAAATCAATTTCTTATTTAGAAATCTGAATAACGTTTTGATTTTTGAACCTTTAGAATCTGTAAAGTAATTTCTCTTCAATCGCTCACTGTGACCCTGTATGGCTGTATCTTTTTCATTTGTGTGGTTAAGAATAATGTCCTGATAGGTAAACTAATATTTTTCAGGAAATATGAATTCAACTAGTCAAAATCATGCTCCAACTGCAAGTAGTCAAGATGTGGGAGGTTCGGGTTCTAATCAACAAAATACTGATTCTGTGGATCAACAAGATGGAACAAATATTAATGATACAGTTTttgatgaagatggagatgaagtTGTTGGTTCGAAAAGGGAACACGTTCACCGGCATGGcaacattttataaaatttaaattgaatGATGAAGTTAAAGCAAGATGTAAACATTGCTCTAAAGTGTTAGGTGCAGATAGCAAGAATGGCACAAAACATTTACTTGCACATTATCAGCGTTGTTTACACAAACCTTATCCAGATATTCGTCAATCTATCTTGGTGCAAGAAAAAAAGAAATTAGATGGTACTACAACGCATGTTTCAAATTATACATTTAATGCTGATACTTCTAGGAAGGATTTGGCTGAAATGATTATTGTGCATGAGTATCCGCTTTCAATTGTAGAGCATCATGGATTTAGGAAGTTTGTGGGAGGTCTTCAACCTTTGTTTAAGGTTCCTTGTCGAAACACCATCAAGGACGACATCAAAAGAATTTATGATTACGAAAGGGATAAAACTATGAGTTTGTTAGCAAAGACCAAAAGCAGAATTGCAGTTACTACTAATATGTGGACATCTAATCATCAAAAAAAAGGATTTATGGCAATGACAGCACATTTTGTAGATCAAAACTGGAACTTGCAAAGCAGAATTATGAGGTATATTATACTTATTTAACTACAATTTATACGTACTTattatttatatgttaatattaacatatatatttatatattcttAAACAGGTTTATTTACGTGCCTTGTCCGCATACATCTGATGTTCTTGCCGACATACTTTATGCTACTTTGTGTGATTGAATCTTGATAGGAAAGTGTCAACTCTTACTGTGGATAATTGCACCACAAATGATGCAATTATCAGGATATTATTAGAGAAACTTCCTCTAAAATCACTAATGATGAATGGTGATTTGTTTCATATGCGTTGCTGCGCACATATTCTCAATCTTATTGTCCAAGATGGCTTATCTCTCATTAAATTTGAGATTGAGAGAATCAGAGAGAGTGTTGCATTTTGGTCTGCATCACCAAAGAGGGAGCAAAATTTTGTGACAGCAGCAGAACAGTTGGGAATACCATACTCAAAGAAGTTGATACTTAACTACAAGACACGGTGGAACTCTACATTCTTGATGTTGAGTGTTGCTATAAGCTACAAAGAGGTTTTCGATCGGGTAAAGACAAGAGACTCGAAGTATACATGTTTTCCTAcagaaaggattgggagttggctAGTGAGATTTGTGAAAGATTACAACTTTTTTATGAGGTGACTGTTATGTTCTCTGGTTCAAAGTATCCTATAGCTAATGTTTTCTTTCCTTTGATATGTTAGATTGGGTATTCTTTGCGTGAGTGGACGAAATCTCCTATTGAGGAG
This window encodes:
- the LOC111906942 gene encoding zinc finger BED domain-containing protein RICESLEEPER 2-like, encoding MNSTSQNHAPTASSQDVGGSGSNQQNTDSVDQQDGTNINDTVFDEDGDEVVVKARCKHCSKVLGADSKNGTKHLLAHYQRCLHKPYPDIRQSILVQEKKKLDGTTTHVSNYTFNADTSRKDLAEMIIVHEYPLSIVEHHGFRKFVGGLQPLFKVPCRNTIKDDIKRIYDYERDKTMSLLAKTKSRIAVTTNMWTSNHQKKGFMAMTAHFVDQNWNLQSRIMRKVSTLTVDNCTTNDAIIRILLEKLPLKSLMMNGDLFHMRCCAHILNLIVQDGLSLIKFEIERIRESVAFWSASPKREQNFVTAAEQLGIPYSKKLILNYKTRWNSTFLMLSVAISYKEVFDRIGYSLREWTKSPIEEIKMMADQMVSKFNKYWSVIHGVMGMAAVLDP